TCTGGCGTTAAAATGAAACGGTACAAGCCGCACGAACTGCGCGGACAAAAACACCTTTCAAGGAGTGGATTCACTATGGCAGTCGAACTTACGAAAGAGACGTATGAAGCGGCGATCGAAGCCAGCAAAAACAAACCCATGTTTATGGATTTCTGGGGCCCCAAGTGCACTCATTGCCTTGCCCTGATGCCCAGCGTCGAAGCTCTCGCCGAGAAGTATGCCGACAAGGTCGACCTGTGCAAGGTCAACATCGCCGGCGGCCGCCGCGTCGCCATGGCCCTCAAGGTCATGAGCCTTCCTTCCTTCCTGTTCTTCAAGAACGGCGCCGAAGTGGCCCGTCTCAGCGGTGACACGGTCACCATCGAGCAGATCGAAGAGAACGTCAAGAAGCTCTGCGAATAACCTCGCCCAACGAAAAAGCCCGCGCGTTTCGCGCGGGCTTTTTGCATCGGACGCCGCGTGAGTTCCGGAGTGGAAATCGGCGCGGGGAGGAGGGCGCGGCGGGATGTTTTTTGTCGTGAATGGGTTTGTATTTTTAAATGAAAAATAAAGGCCGTAAATCTTTATGTTGTGACAGAATGTCGTAAGAATATTTCTTTCTTCGAGGCGTTTGTTTAAAATGCACAAAATAAATTTGCCTTTTTGCGGTTTTGGTGTATTCCTCGTACTTTTGGATCGACTGTTCTTTCATAAAAAACATTACTGAGCGATCGTAAAAAACTTGATATTTTTCTCGTTGGTTGTAAAATGAACGTGGCGAGAGAAATTCGGGAGAGAGATTCCGACCTGTTTTGTGAGCGTCGGACGCCGAAGGGGCAACGCAAAACGTTTTTTCATTGCGGAAACTCTCAGGCACAAAGGATCCCGAGCGGACGCCGCTCTGAATATACGTGCGAATCGTACGACAGAGACTCATGACCACCAGAGAGGTGAGCGTGATGTCCTGTCGCTTTATTTTGCTTACGAACAACCCGCGCTACAAGGACCGCGCCGATTTGCCCGTGCAGTTCGTCGCCGGCGCCGGGAGAGACGTCATCGCAGCCGGGCGCGACCTGATCCACAAGGGATGGGTTCTGCAGAACCATCCGCTGTACGGCAACTTTCGTCCGCATCAGCAGCCCTTTCGCACGTTGTTGCTCAAAAAAGACGAAAAATCGGGCTTCGACGAA
This sequence is a window from Pyramidobacter sp. YE332. Protein-coding genes within it:
- a CDS encoding GrdX family protein — protein: MSCRFILLTNNPRYKDRADLPVQFVAGAGRDVIAAGRDLIHKGWVLQNHPLYGNFRPHQQPFRTLLLKKDEKSGFDEYGLNLIEEAGLVYANDPHPLTPAQTPPRMSADCSEIDFELMKETLLKNDLIR
- a CDS encoding thioredoxin family protein — protein: MAVELTKETYEAAIEASKNKPMFMDFWGPKCTHCLALMPSVEALAEKYADKVDLCKVNIAGGRRVAMALKVMSLPSFLFFKNGAEVARLSGDTVTIEQIEENVKKLCE